One stretch of Thalassovita sp. DNA includes these proteins:
- the dgcN gene encoding N-acetyltransferase DgcN → MIKTPYLLFLGDAPDQLAAKVAQGIKDWRPEFAVGQYRMDGCKADMGLPDMTLEEAKAAGAKTLVIGVANRGGVISQAWKKVLVTALEEGFDLASGLHNLLKDEEDLVAVAKATGQELHDVRVPEVDYPIANGKKRTGKRLLAVGTDCSVGKMYTALCMEKEMRERGMKASFRATGQTGILITGDGVPLDAVIADFMAGSIEYITPNNDADHWDIIEGQGSLFHVSYSGVTMALIHGGQPDALVVCHEPTRDHMRGLPDYQLPSLEAVRDMALSLAKVANPDCQVVGYSINTQNMPEDEAKAYCAKVEAELGLPATDPFRFGAGKLVDALDAI, encoded by the coding sequence ATGATCAAGACCCCCTATCTGCTGTTTTTGGGTGACGCCCCGGACCAACTGGCTGCAAAAGTGGCCCAAGGTATCAAGGACTGGCGTCCTGAATTTGCTGTAGGCCAGTATCGGATGGACGGCTGCAAGGCCGACATGGGCCTGCCCGACATGACCCTGGAAGAGGCCAAAGCGGCGGGCGCCAAAACGCTGGTGATCGGCGTGGCCAACCGCGGCGGCGTGATCAGCCAGGCCTGGAAAAAGGTTCTGGTCACCGCGCTGGAAGAGGGGTTTGATCTGGCCTCGGGCCTCCACAACCTGCTGAAAGACGAAGAAGACCTGGTTGCCGTGGCCAAAGCCACCGGTCAGGAGCTGCACGACGTGCGCGTGCCTGAGGTCGACTACCCGATCGCCAACGGTAAGAAACGCACCGGCAAACGTCTGCTGGCGGTGGGCACCGACTGTTCGGTGGGCAAGATGTACACCGCGCTGTGCATGGAAAAGGAAATGCGTGAGCGTGGCATGAAGGCCTCGTTCCGCGCCACCGGCCAGACTGGCATCCTGATCACCGGCGACGGTGTGCCGCTGGACGCGGTAATTGCTGACTTCATGGCGGGTTCGATCGAATACATCACCCCCAACAATGACGCCGATCACTGGGACATCATCGAGGGTCAGGGCAGCCTGTTCCACGTGTCTTACTCAGGCGTGACCATGGCGCTGATCCACGGCGGTCAGCCGGATGCGCTGGTGGTCTGCCACGAGCCGACCCGCGATCACATGCGTGGTCTGCCGGATTACCAGCTGCCCAGCCTGGAAGCGGTGCGCGATATGGCGCTGTCGCTGGCCAAAGTGGCCAACCCGGACTGTCAGGTTGTGGGCTATTCGATCAACACTCAAAACATGCCCGAGGACGAAGCCAAGGCCTATTGCGCCAAGGTTGAGGCCGAGCTGGGCCTGCCGGCAACCGACCCGTTCCGCTTTGGCGCGGGCAAGCTGGTCGACGCGCTGGACGCGATCTGA
- a CDS encoding N-formylglutamate amidohydrolase, which produces MTYHPFHIHGGDRDSRFLITCDHATNTVPPFLNGGELGLGAGDMNRHIAYDVGAAGVTRALADALGCAAILSDFSRLVIDPNRGDDDPTLLMKLYDGTIIPANRHADAAELERRLDAFYRPYHAALADLAARRDDTVIISMHSFTPQLQGRAPRPWHIGVLWAEDGRYAQPLITRLEEEQHLCVGDNEPYTGYLPGDAIDTHATAHGRPNALIEIRNDLIETDQQQAQWGQRLAPILTETLSRSGV; this is translated from the coding sequence ATGACCTACCATCCCTTCCACATTCACGGCGGTGACCGCGACAGCCGCTTCCTGATCACCTGCGACCATGCCACCAACACCGTTCCACCCTTTTTGAATGGCGGCGAATTGGGGTTGGGCGCGGGCGATATGAACCGCCACATTGCCTATGACGTCGGCGCCGCCGGGGTGACCCGGGCGCTGGCCGATGCCTTGGGTTGTGCCGCAATCCTGTCGGATTTCTCACGGCTGGTGATTGATCCCAACCGTGGTGACGATGATCCGACCCTGCTGATGAAGCTCTATGACGGCACCATCATCCCCGCCAACCGCCATGCCGACGCGGCTGAGCTGGAGCGGCGGCTCGACGCCTTTTACCGCCCCTATCACGCAGCCCTGGCAGACCTGGCGGCACGGCGCGACGATACGGTGATCATCTCAATGCATTCCTTCACCCCGCAGCTGCAGGGCCGCGCGCCGCGCCCTTGGCATATCGGTGTGCTCTGGGCGGAGGATGGGCGCTACGCCCAGCCGCTGATCACCCGGCTGGAGGAGGAACAGCACCTTTGTGTCGGGGACAACGAACCCTACACCGGCTATCTGCCCGGTGATGCGATTGACACCCATGCCACCGCGCATGGCCGTCCCAACGCCCTGATTGAGATCCGCAATGACCTGATCGAAACCGACCAGCAGCAGGCCCAATGGGGGCAGCGCCTGGCCCCGATCCTGACCGAAACCCTGTCGCGCAGCGGCGTCTGA
- the pyk gene encoding pyruvate kinase, whose protein sequence is MRRFRNVKIVATLGPASSDYETIRALHEAGADVFRLNMSHGDHEEIRERHAIIRQVEKDLNNPVGILADLQGPKLRVGVFANEAEELENGASFRLDLDETPGDATRVCLPHKEIFDALEVGTTLLVNDGKIRLKVTECGSDFAETEVIAGGTISNRKGVNVPDVVLPLAALSEKDKKDLEFVCQLGVDWLALSFVQRPEDVWEARNLANGRAAILSKIEKPAAVKAFEEILDVSDGIMVARGDLGVELPVQNVPPIQKRLIRKCRKVAKPVIVATQMLESMIDSPMPTRAEVSDVATAIYEGADAIMLSAESAAGSFPIEAVTTMNNVAVEVESDATYTEIIEASRIADRKTVADGIVAAAREIAETTDIKAICCYTQSGTTALLVSRERPRVPIIALTPLRDTARRLALSWGTDCVVISGDVDRFKQAVVNAARAARMGGYATEDDQILVTAGVPFNVTGTTNILRVAPCAERLIYATDPE, encoded by the coding sequence ATGAGACGCTTTCGCAACGTGAAAATCGTGGCCACTTTGGGCCCGGCCTCCAGCGACTATGAAACCATCCGTGCGCTGCATGAAGCCGGGGCGGACGTGTTCCGCCTGAACATGAGCCACGGCGACCACGAAGAAATCCGCGAACGTCACGCGATCATTCGTCAGGTGGAAAAAGACCTGAACAACCCGGTGGGCATTCTGGCCGACCTGCAGGGCCCGAAGCTGCGTGTGGGTGTCTTTGCCAATGAGGCGGAGGAGCTGGAGAACGGCGCAAGCTTCCGTCTGGATCTTGATGAGACCCCGGGTGATGCAACGCGTGTCTGCCTGCCGCACAAAGAGATCTTTGATGCGCTGGAAGTGGGCACCACCCTGTTGGTCAACGATGGCAAGATCCGCCTGAAAGTGACCGAATGCGGCTCTGACTTTGCTGAAACCGAGGTGATTGCGGGCGGCACAATCTCAAACCGTAAAGGTGTGAACGTGCCGGATGTGGTGCTGCCGTTGGCGGCGCTGTCGGAGAAGGACAAGAAGGACCTGGAGTTCGTCTGTCAGCTGGGTGTTGACTGGCTGGCGCTGAGCTTTGTGCAGCGTCCCGAGGATGTCTGGGAAGCGCGCAATCTGGCCAATGGCCGGGCCGCCATCCTGTCGAAGATTGAAAAGCCTGCGGCGGTGAAAGCCTTTGAAGAGATCCTTGATGTCTCGGATGGGATCATGGTGGCGCGTGGCGATCTGGGTGTGGAACTGCCGGTGCAGAACGTCCCGCCGATCCAGAAACGCCTGATCCGCAAGTGCCGCAAAGTGGCCAAGCCGGTGATCGTGGCAACGCAGATGCTGGAATCGATGATCGATTCGCCGATGCCCACCCGGGCTGAGGTGTCGGATGTGGCAACCGCCATCTACGAAGGCGCCGATGCCATCATGCTGAGCGCAGAATCCGCTGCCGGGTCCTTCCCGATCGAAGCGGTGACCACGATGAACAACGTGGCAGTCGAAGTGGAAAGCGATGCCACCTACACCGAAATCATCGAGGCCAGCCGCATCGCGGACCGCAAAACCGTTGCCGATGGCATCGTTGCGGCTGCACGTGAGATTGCGGAAACCACCGATATTAAGGCGATCTGCTGTTACACCCAGTCAGGGACCACGGCGCTGCTGGTGTCGCGGGAACGTCCGCGGGTGCCGATCATCGCGCTGACCCCGCTGCGCGACACGGCGCGTCGTCTGGCGCTGAGCTGGGGCACCGATTGTGTGGTCATCAGCGGCGATGTCGATCGCTTCAAACAGGCGGTGGTCAATGCGGCGCGGGCAGCGCGGATGGGCGGCTATGCCACTGAGGACGATCAGATCCTTGTCACCGCGGGTGTGCCGTTCAATGTGACAGGCACCACCAACATTCTGCGGGTGGCCCCCTGTGCAGAACGTTTGATCTACGCCACCGATCCGGAATAA
- the pheS gene encoding phenylalanine--tRNA ligase subunit alpha, whose translation MDDLKQKYLSAIADAGDEAALEDLRVQAVGKKGEVSLKMRELGKMTPEERQVAGPALNALKDEINSALAAKKAALADAALEERLRTEWLDVTLPGRTERRGTIHPISQVSEEIAAIFANLGFAVAEGPQIETDWYNFDSLNIPPHHPARQEFDTFYMNRAEGDDRPPHVLRTHTSPVQTRAMEKQGAPIRVIAPGRVYRSDYDQTHTPMFHQVEGLCIDKDVSMANLKWVLEEFFAAFFEIDGIKTRFRASHFPFTEPSAEVDIQCSWVDGQLKIGEGDDWMEVLGSGMVHPKVLEAAGVNPDEWQGFAFGMGIDRLAMLKYGIPDLRAFFDSDLRWLRHYGFASLDVPTLHGGLSR comes from the coding sequence ATGGACGATCTGAAACAGAAATACCTCAGCGCGATTGCCGATGCAGGCGATGAGGCCGCGCTGGAAGACCTGCGGGTGCAGGCAGTGGGTAAAAAGGGCGAGGTCAGCCTGAAGATGCGCGAGCTGGGCAAGATGACGCCCGAAGAGCGTCAGGTGGCAGGCCCGGCGCTGAACGCGCTGAAGGATGAGATCAACTCGGCCCTGGCCGCGAAGAAAGCCGCGCTGGCCGATGCAGCGCTGGAAGAGCGTCTGCGCACCGAATGGCTGGATGTGACCCTGCCGGGCCGGACCGAGCGTCGCGGCACCATCCACCCGATTTCGCAGGTCAGCGAAGAGATCGCCGCGATCTTTGCCAACCTTGGCTTCGCCGTGGCCGAAGGCCCGCAGATCGAAACCGATTGGTACAACTTCGACAGCCTCAACATCCCGCCGCATCACCCCGCGCGGCAGGAGTTTGACACCTTTTACATGAACCGTGCCGAAGGCGACGATCGCCCGCCGCACGTTCTGCGCACCCACACCTCGCCGGTACAGACCCGCGCGATGGAAAAGCAGGGCGCTCCGATCCGTGTGATCGCGCCGGGCCGTGTGTACCGCTCGGACTATGACCAGACCCACACGCCGATGTTCCACCAGGTGGAGGGGCTGTGCATCGACAAGGATGTGTCGATGGCGAACCTCAAATGGGTGCTGGAAGAGTTCTTTGCCGCCTTCTTTGAAATCGACGGCATCAAGACCCGTTTCCGCGCCTCGCACTTCCCGTTCACGGAACCGTCGGCCGAGGTGGATATCCAGTGTTCCTGGGTGGATGGCCAGCTGAAGATCGGTGAAGGCGATGACTGGATGGAGGTGCTGGGCTCCGGCATGGTGCATCCGAAGGTGCTGGAAGCGGCAGGTGTGAACCCCGATGAATGGCAGGGCTTTGCCTTTGGCATGGGGATCGACCGTCTGGCGATGCTGAAATACGGCATCCCCGACCTGCGCGCCTTCTTTGACAGCGACCTGCGTTGGTTGCGCCACTACGGCTTTGCCTCGCTGGACGTGCCGACCCTGCACGGTGGGCTGTCGCGGTAA
- the rplT gene encoding 50S ribosomal protein L20, which translates to MSRVKGGTTTHARHKKVIKAAKGYYGRRKNTFKVARQAVDKANQYATRDRKNRKRNFRALWIQRINAAVRAHDEALTYSRFINGLGLAGIEVDRKVLADLAVHEPDAFGAIVEKAKAALA; encoded by the coding sequence ATGTCCCGCGTTAAAGGTGGTACCACGACTCACGCCCGCCACAAGAAGGTCATTAAGGCAGCAAAAGGCTATTACGGCCGCCGCAAGAACACCTTCAAGGTCGCCCGTCAGGCCGTTGACAAGGCGAACCAGTACGCAACCCGCGACCGTAAGAACCGCAAGCGTAACTTCCGTGCGCTGTGGATCCAGCGTATCAACGCTGCTGTACGTGCACATGACGAAGCGCTGACATACTCGCGTTTCATCAACGGTCTGGGCCTGGCTGGCATCGAAGTTGACCGTAAAGTACTGGCCGACCTGGCCGTACATGAGCCCGACGCTTTCGGCGCAATCGTCGAAAAAGCCAAGGCCGCTCTGGCGTAA
- a CDS encoding class III extradiol ring-cleavage dioxygenase: MTLPTHFISHGGGPWPWVPNMAQELEPLAASLRQISAELHQKPKAVLMISGHWETESFAVMHCKRPRMVYDYHGFPPETYELSYPAPGAPDLAEDVAQRLHQAGLPTRLDDTMGYDHGTFVPMALIYPEADVPLFQVSLQQGYDPEKHWDMGRALAPLRDDGVLIIGSGLSYHNLRQFGPKAKVPSEAFDAWLHEALALPPEARREAILNWEQAPFARECHAQEDHLAPLFAALGAAEGATAQRSYHQKDIFGGVTASSYRFEG; the protein is encoded by the coding sequence ATGACCCTGCCAACACATTTCATTTCTCACGGCGGCGGCCCCTGGCCCTGGGTGCCCAACATGGCACAGGAGCTGGAGCCCCTTGCGGCCTCCCTGCGCCAGATTTCAGCCGAGTTGCATCAGAAACCCAAAGCGGTTCTGATGATCTCAGGCCATTGGGAAACCGAGAGTTTTGCGGTGATGCACTGCAAACGTCCGCGGATGGTCTATGACTATCACGGCTTCCCGCCAGAAACCTATGAGCTGAGCTACCCCGCCCCCGGCGCGCCGGACCTGGCCGAGGATGTGGCGCAGCGGCTGCATCAGGCGGGTCTGCCGACGCGGCTGGATGATACGATGGGTTATGACCACGGCACCTTCGTACCGATGGCGCTGATCTATCCCGAGGCGGATGTGCCGCTGTTCCAGGTCTCGCTCCAGCAGGGGTATGACCCTGAAAAACACTGGGACATGGGCCGCGCCTTGGCGCCCCTGCGTGATGACGGCGTGCTGATCATCGGCTCCGGCCTCAGCTATCACAACCTGCGCCAGTTTGGCCCAAAGGCCAAGGTGCCCTCCGAAGCCTTTGATGCCTGGCTGCATGAGGCACTGGCGCTGCCGCCTGAGGCACGGCGTGAGGCGATCCTGAACTGGGAGCAGGCCCCCTTTGCGCGGGAGTGCCACGCCCAAGAGGATCACCTGGCGCCGCTGTTTGCCGCCCTTGGTGCCGCCGAAGGGGCAACCGCCCAGCGCAGCTACCACCAGAAGGACATATTTGGTGGTGTCACGGCCTCAAGCTATCGGTTTGAAGGGTAG
- the rpmI gene encoding 50S ribosomal protein L35 gives MPKMKTKSSAKKRFKVTATGKVIAGQAGKRHGMIKRTKKFIRDARGTTTLSAPDAKIVKGYMPYDR, from the coding sequence ATGCCTAAGATGAAGACCAAGTCGAGCGCCAAAAAGCGCTTCAAGGTGACCGCGACCGGTAAAGTGATCGCAGGTCAGGCCGGCAAACGCCACGGCATGATCAAACGCACCAAGAAATTCATCCGCGACGCTCGCGGCACCACCACGCTGTCGGCTCCCGACGCGAAAATCGTCAAGGGCTATATGCCCTACGACCGCTAA
- a CDS encoding DUF1244 domain-containing protein: MDDQTRIELEAAAFRALREHLMEKRTDVQNIDMMNLAGFCRNCLSRWYQEAANERGIEMDKNAAREIFYGMTMDEWKTNYQTDASAEKQAEFTKAFAENVGDAGK, from the coding sequence ATGGACGATCAAACCCGGATTGAGCTGGAAGCCGCCGCCTTCCGCGCGCTGCGTGAACACCTGATGGAAAAACGCACCGATGTGCAAAACATCGACATGATGAACCTCGCCGGGTTCTGCCGCAACTGCCTCAGCCGCTGGTACCAGGAAGCCGCCAATGAACGTGGCATCGAGATGGACAAAAACGCCGCGCGTGAGATTTTCTACGGCATGACGATGGATGAGTGGAAAACCAACTATCAAACCGACGCCAGCGCGGAAAAACAGGCCGAGTTCACCAAGGCCTTTGCCGAAAACGTTGGTGACGCGGGCAAATAA
- a CDS encoding D-amino-acid transaminase gives MTRTVFVNGEYLPETDAKISIFDRGFLMADGVYEVTSVLGGKLIDFDGHLKRLERSLNELDMDKPAEFDDLLEIHRKLVELNGIEEGMIYLQVTRGAPGDRDFVFPDPAETRPTLVLFTQNKPGLADSPAAQKGIKVISIEDIRWGRRDIKTVQLLYPSMGKMMAKKAGCDDAWLVEEGKVTEGTSNNAYIVKDGKIITRALSNDILHGITRAAVLRFAREAQMEVVERSFTIEEAQQADEAFVTSASTFVMPVVEIDGAAIGEGAVGPVAKRLREIYLDESLKAAV, from the coding sequence ATGACCCGCACCGTATTCGTTAACGGAGAGTATTTGCCCGAAACCGACGCCAAAATCTCGATCTTTGATCGTGGTTTCCTGATGGCGGATGGCGTCTATGAGGTGACCAGCGTGCTGGGTGGCAAGCTGATCGATTTTGACGGTCACCTGAAACGGCTGGAACGGTCGCTGAATGAGCTGGATATGGACAAACCAGCTGAGTTTGACGACCTGCTGGAGATCCACCGCAAGCTGGTTGAGCTGAACGGCATCGAAGAGGGCATGATCTACCTGCAGGTCACCCGTGGCGCCCCCGGCGACCGTGACTTTGTCTTCCCCGATCCGGCAGAAACCCGTCCGACGCTGGTGCTGTTCACCCAGAACAAGCCGGGTCTGGCCGATAGCCCTGCCGCCCAGAAAGGCATCAAGGTCATTTCGATCGAAGATATCCGCTGGGGCCGCCGTGACATCAAAACCGTGCAGCTGCTCTACCCGTCGATGGGCAAGATGATGGCGAAGAAAGCCGGTTGTGATGACGCCTGGCTGGTCGAAGAGGGCAAGGTGACCGAAGGCACTTCGAACAACGCCTATATCGTCAAAGACGGCAAGATCATCACCCGTGCGCTGAGCAATGACATCCTGCACGGCATCACCCGAGCGGCCGTGCTGCGGTTCGCCCGCGAAGCCCAGATGGAAGTGGTGGAGCGCAGCTTCACCATTGAAGAAGCGCAACAGGCGGATGAGGCTTTTGTGACCTCCGCCTCGACCTTCGTGATGCCAGTTGTTGAAATTGATGGCGCTGCGATTGGTGAGGGCGCGGTTGGTCCGGTGGCCAAACGCCTGCGCGAAATCTATCTGGATGAGAGCCTGAAGGCAGCAGTCTAA
- a CDS encoding ATP-binding protein, which translates to MTTDRSPTLHMLCGKIASGKSTLCARLSAAPGTVLLSEDDWLAALYGDQMQTPQDFLRCSAALRSVVGPHVKQLLAEGLSVVLDFQANTVASRSWMKGLLAQTGAAHQLHVMTTPDALCLQRLKARNAAGEHAFAATEAQFAQFAKHYAEPSAEEGFTIVLHDAS; encoded by the coding sequence ATGACAACTGATCGATCGCCCACGCTGCATATGCTCTGTGGCAAAATCGCCTCGGGCAAGTCGACGCTTTGCGCCCGGTTGAGTGCAGCGCCGGGCACGGTTCTGTTGTCTGAGGATGATTGGCTGGCAGCGCTCTATGGTGATCAGATGCAAACGCCGCAGGATTTCCTGCGCTGTTCGGCGGCGCTGCGCTCGGTCGTTGGGCCGCATGTGAAGCAGTTGCTGGCTGAGGGCCTGTCGGTGGTGTTGGATTTTCAGGCCAACACAGTGGCAAGCCGCAGCTGGATGAAGGGGCTGCTGGCGCAGACAGGGGCCGCACATCAGCTGCATGTGATGACCACGCCGGATGCGCTGTGCCTGCAACGTCTGAAAGCCCGCAATGCGGCGGGAGAACATGCCTTTGCCGCGACGGAGGCGCAGTTTGCCCAGTTTGCCAAACACTACGCCGAACCCAGCGCTGAGGAAGGGTTCACCATTGTGCTGCATGACGCCAGCTAG
- a CDS encoding 5-carboxymethyl-2-hydroxymuconate isomerase, producing the protein MPHVVLEYSDGLETQADLQSLCQALFDALAKEPAIPNPASLKIRACSQPFGVIGTDPQSYTHATLRLLPGRDDATKSHLTGIVLDVMKAHLPEVGSLTAEAVDMHGASYAKRVL; encoded by the coding sequence ATGCCCCATGTTGTTCTGGAATACTCTGACGGCCTTGAAACCCAGGCTGATCTGCAATCGCTCTGTCAGGCCCTGTTTGACGCGCTGGCGAAAGAACCGGCAATTCCCAACCCCGCCAGCCTGAAAATCCGCGCCTGCTCGCAACCCTTTGGCGTCATTGGAACGGATCCGCAAAGCTACACCCACGCCACCCTGCGGCTTCTGCCGGGGCGCGACGATGCGACCAAATCGCATCTCACCGGGATTGTGCTAGATGTGATGAAAGCCCACCTGCCAGAGGTGGGCAGCCTGACAGCTGAGGCGGTGGATATGCACGGTGCCTCTTACGCCAAACGCGTGTTGTGA
- a CDS encoding 2OG-Fe(II) oxygenase, with product MTAFYPLDPETLSIPQQRAKEIGATLAAEYQAQAPYHYTSVDNFLPLEVLEKVRAEVMALPDQDPEFSSGNEKLKTSYNPDRLPPYTRSVFQALNARPFIQFLENMSGIKGLIPDPYFMGGGIHRINTTGFLDIHADFNHHSIMNLERRLNVLIYLNPDWQEDYGGSFEIWTNDMSEKVEGFVPIMNRMCCFSTGNNTMHGNPEPVNHPDGQPRLSIALYYYTATWEEGRTAQSTVFKRRPGSEDARSYEGTLRVVRDVVPPVLYRKTNNLIRKLRGVDRAK from the coding sequence ATGACTGCTTTTTACCCTCTGGACCCGGAAACGCTGAGCATCCCGCAGCAGCGCGCCAAGGAAATTGGCGCCACTTTGGCGGCGGAGTATCAGGCGCAGGCGCCGTATCACTACACAAGCGTCGACAATTTCCTGCCATTGGAGGTGCTGGAAAAGGTGCGGGCTGAGGTGATGGCGCTGCCGGATCAGGATCCGGAGTTTTCCAGCGGCAATGAAAAGCTCAAGACCTCCTATAATCCCGACCGCCTGCCGCCCTACACCCGCTCGGTGTTTCAGGCGCTGAACGCGCGGCCTTTCATCCAGTTTCTGGAAAACATGTCAGGCATCAAGGGGCTGATCCCCGATCCCTATTTCATGGGCGGCGGCATTCACCGGATCAACACCACCGGGTTCTTGGATATCCATGCGGATTTCAATCACCACTCGATCATGAACCTGGAGCGGCGCCTCAACGTGCTGATCTACCTCAATCCTGACTGGCAGGAGGACTATGGCGGATCCTTTGAGATCTGGACCAATGACATGAGTGAGAAGGTGGAAGGCTTCGTGCCGATCATGAACCGGATGTGCTGTTTTTCCACCGGCAATAACACCATGCATGGCAACCCTGAGCCGGTGAACCATCCCGACGGTCAGCCGCGCCTGTCCATTGCGCTTTACTACTACACAGCCACCTGGGAAGAGGGGCGCACGGCGCAGTCCACCGTGTTCAAACGCCGTCCCGGCAGTGAGGATGCGCGCAGCTATGAGGGCACGTTGCGGGTGGTGCGCGATGTGGTGCCGCCGGTGCTTTATCGCAAGACCAACAATCTGATCCGCAAGCTGCGCGGCGTTGACCGCGCCAAGTAG
- the dgcA gene encoding N-acetyl-D-Glu racemase DgcA translates to MTITVQKDVFKLAQVFTISRGSRTEAKVLTVKIERDGHVGWGECVPYARYNETLESVTAEIEGLPADVTREALQDLLPAGAARNAVDCALWDLEAKKAGKRVWELAGLPAPEPEITAYTLSLASPEEMQEQAAKNAHRPLLKIKLGTPDDMVRLEAVRKGAPEARIIVDANEGWSAEVYADLAPHLVRLGVDLVEQPLPAGEDDALIGMDRPVPVCADESCHDRTSLAKLKGKYDVVNIKLDKTGGLTEALKLREAALAEGYKVMVGCMVGSSLAMAPATLVAQGAMVTDLDGPLLLAEDRDAPLTFDEAGVHGPEAALWG, encoded by the coding sequence ATGACCATCACCGTTCAAAAAGACGTCTTTAAACTGGCGCAGGTTTTCACCATCAGCCGGGGCAGCCGGACCGAGGCCAAGGTGCTGACGGTCAAGATCGAACGCGACGGCCATGTGGGCTGGGGCGAATGTGTGCCCTATGCGCGTTATAATGAGACGCTTGAGTCGGTCACCGCTGAAATCGAAGGCCTGCCCGCAGATGTCACCCGTGAGGCTTTGCAGGATCTGCTGCCTGCAGGCGCGGCCCGCAACGCCGTTGATTGTGCGCTGTGGGATCTAGAGGCGAAAAAGGCTGGCAAACGGGTCTGGGAACTGGCGGGCCTGCCCGCGCCGGAGCCGGAAATCACCGCCTATACCCTGTCGCTTGCCTCCCCTGAGGAGATGCAGGAACAGGCCGCCAAGAACGCCCACCGCCCGCTGTTGAAAATCAAGCTGGGCACGCCTGATGATATGGTCCGCCTTGAGGCGGTGCGCAAAGGCGCGCCCGAGGCCCGGATCATTGTGGATGCCAATGAGGGCTGGAGTGCTGAGGTCTACGCCGATCTGGCACCGCATCTGGTGCGTCTGGGGGTGGATCTGGTGGAACAGCCCCTGCCGGCCGGTGAAGATGACGCGCTGATCGGTATGGACCGTCCGGTGCCGGTCTGCGCCGACGAAAGCTGCCATGACCGCACATCGCTGGCGAAGCTGAAGGGCAAATATGATGTGGTGAACATCAAGCTCGACAAAACCGGTGGTCTGACCGAAGCGCTGAAACTGCGCGAGGCCGCGCTGGCCGAAGGCTATAAGGTGATGGTCGGCTGCATGGTCGGCTCCTCCCTCGCGATGGCGCCGGCGACGCTGGTGGCGCAGGGTGCGATGGTCACCGATCTGGATGGTCCGCTGCTGCTGGCCGAAGACCGCGATGCCCCGCTGACCTTTGATGAGGCCGGTGTGCATGGACCTGAGGCCGCGCTCTGGGGGTAA
- a CDS encoding L-malyl-CoA/beta-methylmalyl-CoA lyase has protein sequence MSFRLQPAAPARPNRCQLFGPASNSKLFAKMAASAADVINIDLEDSVAPSDKDMARANAIEAINTIDWGSKTLSVRINGLDTPYWYRDVVDLLEQAGDRLDQIMIPKVGCAADIYAVDALVTAIEVAKGRAKRIDFEVIIESAAGIAHVEEIAAASPRMAAMSLGAADFAASMGMQTTGIGGTQENYYMLHEGQKHWSDPWHWAQTAIVAACRTHGVLPVDGPFGDFSDDEGYIAQAKRSATLGMVGKWAIHPKQIALANEVFTPSEAAVTEAREILAEMEQAKANGEGATVYKGRLVDIASIKQAEVIVAQAELIAGS, from the coding sequence ATGAGCTTCCGCCTGCAACCAGCCGCCCCTGCACGCCCCAACCGTTGTCAGCTGTTTGGCCCGGCCTCCAACTCCAAGCTGTTTGCCAAAATGGCGGCGTCGGCTGCGGATGTGATCAACATCGACCTTGAGGATTCCGTGGCCCCCTCGGACAAGGATATGGCGCGCGCCAATGCGATTGAGGCGATCAACACCATCGATTGGGGCAGCAAAACCCTGTCAGTGCGGATCAACGGGCTAGACACCCCCTATTGGTACCGCGATGTGGTGGATCTGTTGGAACAGGCCGGCGATCGGCTGGATCAGATCATGATCCCGAAAGTGGGCTGCGCTGCGGATATCTACGCCGTGGATGCGCTGGTCACCGCGATTGAGGTCGCCAAGGGGCGCGCCAAGCGCATTGATTTTGAGGTGATCATCGAATCCGCCGCCGGCATCGCCCATGTTGAAGAAATTGCCGCTGCCTCCCCCCGGATGGCCGCGATGAGCCTGGGCGCCGCGGATTTCGCCGCCTCAATGGGCATGCAGACCACCGGCATCGGTGGCACGCAGGAAAACTACTACATGCTGCATGAGGGCCAGAAGCACTGGTCCGACCCGTGGCACTGGGCCCAAACCGCCATTGTTGCCGCTTGCCGCACCCATGGTGTGCTGCCGGTGGACGGGCCGTTTGGCGATTTCTCGGATGACGAAGGTTACATCGCGCAGGCCAAACGTTCGGCCACTCTGGGCATGGTAGGCAAATGGGCGATCCACCCGAAACAGATCGCACTGGCCAATGAGGTCTTCACCCCGTCTGAGGCGGCTGTGACCGAAGCCCGCGAAATCCTTGCCGAGATGGAACAGGCCAAGGCCAACGGCGAAGGCGCCACGGTCTACAAGGGCCGTCTGGTCGATATCGCCTCGATCAAACAGGCCGAGGTGATCGTCGCCCAGGCCGAGCTGATCGCCGGCAGCTGA